In Clostridium sp. DL-VIII, the following proteins share a genomic window:
- a CDS encoding ferredoxin: protein MKPNVDKDTCIACGLCPSICPECFQMEDDGKAGAVVDEVPDGCVDEAKEAEESCPVNAITVE from the coding sequence ATGAAACCAAATGTAGATAAAGATACATGCATAGCATGTGGATTATGTCCATCTATATGTCCGGAATGTTTTCAAATGGAGGATGATGGAAAAGCTGGAGCTGTAGTTGATGAAGTTCCAGATGGTTGTGTTGATGAAGCAAAAGAAGCTGAAGAAAGCTGTCCAGTTAACGCAATTACGGTAGAATAA
- the thiT gene encoding energy-coupled thiamine transporter ThiT — MSLFNDWAEQFSSYFLELPQHITDILASPMSIITLIGCILLLIVLVKAKGIKFTPQLIARIGIALALATILKILRLYHFPQGGSITLGSMVPVLFIAFMYGPQVGCLTGFLYGVITLFLDPYILHPVQVLFDYPLPFAALGLAGFFKDKRLIGTSVAVFVRFICHFISGVAFFGSFAPEGVSPIVYSLIVNGPMVGIEGIICLVILTVLPFERIIHASSIKALHS; from the coding sequence ATGTCACTTTTTAATGATTGGGCTGAACAATTTTCTAGTTATTTCTTAGAATTACCACAACATATTACAGATATATTAGCAAGCCCTATGTCTATTATTACTTTAATCGGTTGTATATTATTGCTTATAGTTTTAGTAAAAGCTAAAGGAATAAAATTTACGCCTCAGTTAATTGCCAGAATTGGAATAGCTTTAGCATTGGCTACTATATTAAAAATACTGAGGTTATATCACTTTCCTCAAGGTGGAAGTATCACTTTAGGCAGTATGGTTCCTGTGCTCTTTATAGCCTTTATGTATGGTCCACAGGTTGGATGCTTAACCGGCTTCCTTTATGGAGTAATTACATTATTCTTAGACCCATATATTTTACATCCAGTTCAAGTATTATTTGATTACCCACTACCATTCGCGGCCCTAGGCCTTGCTGGTTTCTTTAAAGATAAGAGGCTAATCGGGACAAGTGTAGCTGTATTTGTAAGGTTTATATGCCACTTTATTTCTGGCGTTGCTTTCTTTGGATCATTTGCACCAGAAGGAGTGTCTCCAATTGTTTATTCACTAATTGTTAATGGACCTATGGTAGGAATAGAAGGAATTATATGTTTAGTTATTTTAACAGTTCTTCCTTTTGAAAGAATAATCCACGCATCCTCAATAAAGGCATTACACAGTTAG
- a CDS encoding Mrp/NBP35 family ATP-binding protein: MSCENCKSKDTCTSKGEGCKEESLKLISRYGKIKNVIGVISGKGGVGKSTVTGMMATMLAKKGYKVGVLDADITGPSMPRFFGVNSKRATIIPLENDMVRFEPVTTESGIKVISMNLLTAVEDEPVIWRGPVITGVLKQMFIETNWGELDYLLIDMPPGTGDIALTVMQEFPINEVVIVSTPQDMVSMIVKKVVIMAEKIGVKIKGVVENMAYINCPDCEKKIRVFSRKSSEENAEYLGIPLIGELPINIEFTEALEEGKAEEYVRENPLYSLIFEGLY; encoded by the coding sequence ATGAGTTGTGAAAATTGTAAAAGTAAGGATACATGTACATCCAAAGGTGAAGGATGTAAGGAAGAAAGCTTAAAACTTATATCTAGATATGGCAAAATTAAAAATGTTATAGGAGTTATAAGTGGAAAAGGTGGAGTTGGAAAATCAACAGTTACTGGAATGATGGCAACTATGTTAGCTAAGAAAGGCTATAAAGTTGGAGTTCTAGATGCAGATATTACAGGACCATCTATGCCAAGGTTTTTTGGAGTAAACAGTAAAAGAGCTACTATAATTCCATTGGAAAATGATATGGTAAGATTTGAACCTGTAACAACAGAGAGCGGAATAAAGGTGATTTCTATGAATCTTCTGACAGCAGTAGAAGATGAGCCTGTTATTTGGAGAGGACCTGTAATCACAGGGGTATTAAAACAAATGTTTATAGAGACTAATTGGGGAGAACTTGATTATTTACTTATAGATATGCCTCCAGGTACTGGAGATATAGCATTGACTGTAATGCAGGAGTTCCCAATTAACGAAGTTGTAATAGTGTCTACTCCACAAGATATGGTATCAATGATAGTTAAGAAAGTAGTAATAATGGCTGAAAAAATAGGCGTTAAGATCAAAGGTGTAGTAGAAAATATGGCATATATAAACTGTCCAGATTGTGAAAAAAAGATAAGAGTATTTAGCAGAAAATCCTCAGAAGAAAATGCTGAATATTTAGGAATACCATTGATTGGAGAATTACCTATTAATATTGAATTTACAGAAGCATTGGAAGAAGGAAAAGCAGAAGAATATGTTAGAGAAAATCCTTTATATTCATTAATATTTGAAGGATTATATTAA
- the nifV gene encoding homocitrate synthase gives MAISNLKNNKKVTIVDTTLRDGEQTAGVVFANEEKIVIAEMLSDLGVDQLEVGIPTMGGDEKKAIKEIVKRNLKPSIMAWNRAVVSDIEQSIDCGVDAVAISISVSDIHIQHKLKTSREWVLESMVKSVEFAKKNGLYVSVNGEDASRADKDFLVEYINAAKQAGADRFRYCDTVGIMEPFKIRDDIKYIYDKTGFDIEMHTHDDFGMATANAVAGIKGGATHVGVTVNGLGERAGNAALEEVIMALMLVYGYNGEAINTQMFREVSQYVSRASGRELPIWKAIVGTNMFAHESGIHADGAIKDPKNYEAFDPDIVGLERQIVIGKHSGRASIINKFREYNRELTDDEAKGILELVRATAVRLKRTLFDKEVVQLYKEYHRRLEEKNKQ, from the coding sequence ATGGCAATTAGTAATTTAAAAAATAACAAAAAAGTTACTATAGTAGATACCACTCTTAGAGATGGGGAACAAACAGCAGGAGTAGTTTTTGCTAATGAAGAAAAAATAGTAATAGCAGAAATGTTAAGTGACTTAGGTGTTGATCAACTAGAAGTAGGAATTCCTACAATGGGTGGGGACGAAAAGAAGGCTATAAAAGAAATTGTAAAAAGAAATTTGAAACCTAGTATTATGGCATGGAATAGAGCTGTAGTCAGCGATATAGAACAATCAATAGATTGTGGAGTTGATGCAGTTGCCATATCAATATCAGTATCAGATATACACATTCAGCATAAACTTAAAACATCTAGAGAATGGGTATTAGAAAGCATGGTTAAATCTGTAGAATTTGCAAAGAAAAATGGTCTTTATGTATCTGTTAACGGGGAAGATGCATCTAGAGCAGATAAGGACTTTTTAGTTGAATATATTAATGCAGCTAAACAAGCAGGTGCAGATAGATTTAGATATTGTGATACTGTAGGAATTATGGAGCCATTTAAAATTAGAGATGATATTAAATATATATATGATAAAACAGGCTTTGATATAGAAATGCATACACATGATGATTTTGGAATGGCAACAGCTAATGCTGTAGCAGGTATTAAAGGTGGAGCAACCCATGTTGGAGTAACTGTAAATGGCCTTGGGGAAAGAGCGGGTAATGCAGCATTAGAAGAAGTTATAATGGCATTAATGCTTGTATATGGATATAATGGTGAAGCAATAAATACCCAAATGTTTAGAGAAGTATCACAATATGTATCAAGAGCATCAGGAAGAGAACTTCCAATCTGGAAAGCTATTGTTGGAACAAATATGTTTGCACATGAATCAGGAATTCATGCAGATGGAGCAATAAAAGATCCTAAGAATTATGAAGCATTTGATCCAGATATAGTTGGTCTTGAAAGGCAGATTGTTATAGGAAAGCATTCAGGACGAGCTTCAATAATAAATAAATTTAGAGAATATAATAGAGAACTTACAGATGATGAAGCAAAAGGAATACTTGAACTTGTAAGAGCTACAGCAGTTAGATTAAAGAGAACTTTATTCGATAAAGAAGTAGTTCAATTATATAAAGAGTATCATAGACGATTAGAAGAAAAAAATAAGCAATAG
- a CDS encoding anaerobic ribonucleoside triphosphate reductase — translation MLYVVKRDGREVEFNSDKIGQAIKGAASEIGLNLKESEVLDTVHKAITYIEAEYTGSITVEQIQNSVERALKDGEHKDISIAYSTYRSERTKVREIKSDLMKAIRQIGIETDRDNANVGNNFSSKLLRIASESNKWNTLAIMPKNLARAHEVGDLYYHDLDSYNLTVNCLHIPTREILENGFNTGYGTINAPRRIETAAELSCILLQSTQNDMFGGQSHPDFDNDMAIFVEPTRDEIREELIELGISEEKIEDLIEEKVKKKIHQAMQGVVYNLNTMHSRAGSQVPFSSINIGLPTSRDAALVCEIFLLEYEKGLGKGEQPIFPNIIFRVKSGVNREENDPYFYLFKLACRVAAKRMNPTFMNIDADFNKEYYDQGYVPATMGCRTYLMKNINGEPGCKGRGNIAPTTLNLPRIGLQAKGDIDKFFEILDSRLELAKESLMHRYNILKKLRVKDLPFVAGQGLMRGAEGLTSDDSIEPILKQGTWGIGFIGLAETLVAIRGKHHGEDAETRELGMKIIEHIRKYCDKLTEEYKLNWSCYATPAEGLSGKFIKQDQKVFGIIKGVTDKEYYTNSYHVPVGYPISIKDKIDIEAPYHKLCNGGHISYIEVDDSPDAQTIMDILNYAYKNTNISYMGINFHIRYCRECGTYLHENQSKCPKCGSTNIQGISRVTGYLSLDERFGAGKYHEREDRISHTENHGHHY, via the coding sequence ATGCTATATGTTGTGAAAAGGGATGGGAGAGAAGTTGAGTTTAACTCTGACAAGATAGGTCAGGCGATTAAGGGAGCAGCTAGTGAAATCGGTTTAAATTTGAAAGAAAGTGAAGTATTAGATACGGTACATAAAGCAATCACGTATATTGAAGCAGAATATACAGGATCAATAACCGTAGAACAAATACAGAATTCTGTAGAGAGAGCATTGAAAGATGGAGAGCATAAAGATATATCAATTGCTTATTCAACATACAGAAGTGAGAGAACAAAGGTTAGAGAAATAAAATCAGATTTAATGAAAGCTATAAGGCAGATTGGAATTGAGACTGATAGAGATAATGCAAATGTAGGAAATAATTTTAGTTCTAAGCTTCTTAGAATAGCTTCTGAATCGAATAAGTGGAATACTTTAGCCATAATGCCTAAGAATTTAGCCAGAGCTCACGAAGTAGGCGATTTATACTATCATGATTTAGACAGCTATAACTTGACAGTAAACTGCTTACACATACCAACAAGAGAGATACTTGAAAATGGATTTAATACTGGGTATGGAACAATTAATGCTCCTAGAAGAATAGAGACGGCTGCTGAATTATCTTGTATATTGTTACAGTCAACTCAAAATGATATGTTTGGAGGGCAATCTCATCCAGATTTTGATAATGATATGGCTATATTTGTCGAGCCTACCAGAGATGAAATTAGAGAAGAACTAATAGAATTGGGAATATCAGAAGAAAAGATAGAAGATTTAATTGAAGAAAAAGTAAAAAAGAAAATACATCAAGCTATGCAGGGAGTTGTATATAATCTTAACACAATGCATTCAAGAGCTGGATCTCAAGTTCCATTTAGTTCAATAAACATTGGTCTACCTACAAGTAGAGATGCCGCATTAGTATGTGAAATTTTTCTTTTAGAATATGAAAAGGGGTTAGGTAAAGGAGAGCAGCCTATTTTCCCTAACATAATTTTTAGAGTAAAATCAGGTGTTAATAGAGAAGAAAATGATCCATATTTTTATTTATTTAAGTTAGCCTGTCGAGTGGCTGCAAAGAGAATGAATCCGACGTTTATGAATATTGATGCAGATTTCAATAAAGAATATTATGATCAAGGCTATGTTCCTGCGACTATGGGATGTAGAACTTACCTTATGAAAAATATAAATGGTGAGCCAGGATGTAAAGGAAGAGGAAACATAGCACCAACAACTCTTAACCTTCCAAGAATAGGTTTGCAGGCTAAAGGGGATATAGATAAGTTTTTTGAGATATTAGATTCAAGACTTGAATTAGCAAAAGAATCTTTAATGCATAGATATAACATATTAAAAAAACTAAGAGTTAAAGATTTACCTTTTGTTGCAGGTCAAGGGCTTATGAGGGGAGCAGAAGGCTTAACTTCTGATGATTCTATTGAACCAATTTTGAAGCAAGGAACTTGGGGAATTGGATTCATAGGACTTGCAGAAACTTTAGTAGCTATAAGAGGGAAACATCACGGTGAAGATGCTGAAACAAGAGAACTGGGGATGAAAATCATTGAACATATAAGAAAATATTGTGATAAACTTACAGAAGAATATAAATTAAATTGGAGCTGCTATGCTACTCCAGCAGAAGGACTTTCAGGTAAATTTATAAAACAAGATCAAAAAGTATTTGGAATAATAAAAGGTGTAACAGATAAGGAATATTATACAAATAGTTACCATGTACCAGTAGGTTATCCGATATCTATTAAAGATAAAATTGATATTGAAGCACCATATCATAAACTTTGTAATGGTGGGCATATAAGTTATATTGAGGTGGATGATTCGCCAGATGCACAAACAATAATGGATATACTAAACTATGCATACAAGAACACTAATATTAGTTATATGGGAATTAATTTTCACATAAGATACTGTAGGGAATGTGGTACTTATTTACATGAGAATCAAAGTAAGTGTCCAAAGTGTGGAAGTACAAATATACAAGGAATATCTAGAGTTACAGGATATTTGAGCTTAGATGAAAGATTTGGAGCTGGAAAGTATCATGAAAGAGAAGATAGGATATCACATACAGAGAACCATGGTCATCATTATTAA
- a CDS encoding aconitate hydratase translates to MGDNLVYKILKSHVVEGELKAGEPIALKIDQTLTQDSTGTMAYLQLEAMGIDRVKTKKSVAFIDHNMLQQGFENADDHKFIQTVASKYGVYFSKPGNGICHQIFLERFSTPGDTLIGSDSHTPTAGGVGMLAMGAGGLDVALAMGGGAYNINTPKVVKIELTGKLNRMVAAKDVILEVLRILTVKGGVGKVFEYAGEGVKTLSVPERATITNMGAELGATTSIFPSDERTLEFFKAQGREKDFIEFKPDADAAYDEVITINLSELTPLTAKPHSPDNVAKVSEVGNIKVDQVVIGSCTNSSYEDLMKVAKILKGNKVHPNVSLVIGPGSRQVMEMIARNGALADIISSGARILENGCGPCIGMGQSPGTDAISLRTVNRNFYGRSGTLSAQIYIVSPETAAVSAINGVLTDPTEVDVDLTIDMPKEFLIDDSMILAPAPTNAEVEVVRGPNIKPFPVSAALAEELDGKVLIKVEDNITTDHIMPSNSKLLPFRSNIPYLAEYCFNTVDTEFPKRAKEFNGGFIIAGGNYGQGSSREHAALAPLYLGVKAVIAKSFARIHKANLINNGIIPMEFKNEEDYDGINLIDDLKIENIQTALDSGIVIVKNLTKGIEFEAKVDLTEKEIAVIKAGGRLNYVKANS, encoded by the coding sequence TTGGGAGATAATTTAGTTTATAAAATTTTAAAGAGTCATGTTGTTGAGGGAGAATTAAAGGCCGGAGAACCTATTGCATTAAAGATCGATCAGACTTTAACTCAAGATTCCACTGGAACTATGGCATATCTTCAATTAGAAGCTATGGGCATAGACAGAGTAAAGACTAAAAAGTCAGTAGCATTTATAGATCATAATATGTTGCAACAGGGCTTTGAAAATGCAGATGACCATAAGTTCATTCAAACAGTTGCATCTAAATATGGAGTATATTTCTCTAAACCAGGTAATGGAATATGTCACCAAATATTTTTAGAAAGATTTTCAACTCCAGGAGATACATTGATAGGATCTGACAGCCATACACCAACAGCAGGTGGAGTTGGTATGCTTGCTATGGGTGCAGGTGGATTAGATGTTGCTCTTGCTATGGGAGGCGGAGCTTATAACATAAACACTCCTAAGGTTGTAAAAATTGAACTTACTGGAAAGTTAAACCGAATGGTGGCAGCAAAAGATGTCATTCTAGAAGTATTAAGAATATTAACCGTAAAAGGTGGAGTTGGTAAAGTTTTTGAATATGCTGGTGAAGGAGTTAAGACACTTTCAGTTCCAGAAAGAGCTACTATAACTAATATGGGAGCTGAACTTGGTGCTACTACTTCAATTTTTCCAAGTGATGAAAGAACATTAGAATTTTTCAAGGCACAAGGAAGAGAAAAGGACTTTATAGAATTTAAGCCAGATGCAGATGCTGCGTATGATGAAGTAATCACAATTAATTTAAGTGAATTAACTCCACTTACAGCTAAGCCACACAGCCCAGATAATGTTGCTAAAGTTAGTGAAGTAGGTAATATTAAAGTTGACCAAGTCGTTATAGGAAGTTGTACTAACTCTTCTTATGAAGATTTAATGAAGGTTGCTAAGATATTAAAAGGAAATAAGGTTCATCCAAATGTAAGCTTAGTAATTGGTCCAGGTTCAAGACAAGTTATGGAAATGATAGCTAGAAACGGTGCATTAGCGGATATAATCAGTTCAGGAGCGAGAATTCTTGAGAATGGCTGTGGACCATGCATTGGTATGGGGCAGTCACCTGGAACTGATGCGATTTCACTTAGAACTGTAAATAGAAATTTCTATGGTAGAAGTGGAACATTATCAGCACAAATATATATAGTAAGTCCTGAAACAGCTGCAGTTTCAGCTATAAATGGGGTTTTAACTGATCCGACAGAAGTAGATGTAGATTTAACAATAGATATGCCTAAGGAATTCTTAATAGATGATTCTATGATTTTAGCACCAGCACCAACTAATGCTGAAGTTGAAGTTGTTAGAGGTCCTAATATTAAACCATTCCCAGTAAGTGCAGCCTTAGCTGAAGAATTAGATGGGAAAGTATTAATAAAAGTTGAAGACAATATTACAACGGATCACATTATGCCTTCAAATTCGAAGTTATTACCATTTAGATCAAATATACCGTATCTTGCAGAATACTGTTTTAATACAGTAGACACAGAATTTCCTAAGAGAGCTAAGGAATTTAATGGTGGATTTATAATTGCAGGAGGAAACTATGGTCAAGGTTCAAGTAGAGAACATGCTGCATTAGCGCCTCTTTACTTAGGAGTTAAGGCAGTTATAGCTAAATCATTTGCAAGAATTCATAAGGCTAACTTAATTAACAATGGAATAATTCCAATGGAGTTTAAGAATGAAGAAGATTATGAT